One part of the Gadus macrocephalus chromosome 8, ASM3116895v1 genome encodes these proteins:
- the LOC132463520 gene encoding angiopoietin-related protein 3-like: protein MKSVLTSVLLVLLLAAASASLIPSAEARVTPPAETRSRFAALDEVRLLANGLLQLGQSLREFVHKTRGQMNDIFQKINIFDRSFYQLSVLASEIRDEEEELKKTTLILQANNEEVKSLSLEINSKVEGILEERSRLQSKVGGLEEQLSSLSQGLVTSQQLAEIGTLREVIHSQEKSITELLRAVREQSDQLNDQRLQINSLEKKITGNSLAQETVKTPDSLTPEPPTLTPYEVTDFRNDLPSDCSDLFGRGRRVSGVYALKPTNLSRPFMAFCDMSKVGGVTVIQRRMDGTVNFDQTWQKYEDGFGDFQGEFWLGLKKMHALVARGNSILRIEVEDWKALGKRFVEYNLHLGGAESYYKIHLKQPMGDLPDAMTNQTGMMFSTKDQDNDSHQDSSCAASYTGGWWFNACGDANLNGRYVSVRPKSRGPERRSEIQWRPSRRAAFSLRSTQISVRPSSATNTFSSSGQTGTSSL from the exons ATGAAGTCTGTGTTGACGTCTgtcctgctggtgctgctgctggcggctGCTAGCGCCTCGCTTATTCCCAGCGCCGAGGCCCGGGTGACACCGCCGGCCGAGACCCGGTCCCGCTTCGCCGCGCTGGACGAGGTGCGCCTGCTGGCCAACGGCCTGCTCCAGCTCGGCCAGAGCCTGAGGGAGTTCGTCCACAAGACTCGGGGCCAGATGAACGACATCTTTCAGAAGATCAACATCTTCGACCGCTCCTTCTACCAGCTGTCAGTGCTGGCCAGCGAGAtcagggacgaggaggaggagctgaagaagacCACGTTGATACTGCAGGCCAACAACGAGGAGGTGAAGAGCCTCTCGCTTGAGATAAACTCTAAGGTGGAGGGCATCCTGGAGGAGCGCAGCCGGCTGCAGAGCAAGGTGGGCGGGTTGGAGGAGCAGCTGAGCAGCCTGTCCCAAGGGCTGGTGACAAGCCAACAGCTGGCCGAGATCGGCACCCTCAGG GAGGTGATCCACAGCCAGGAGAAGAGTATCACTGAGCTTCTGAGGGCTGTCAGGGAGCAGAGCGACCAGCTCAACGACCAGAGGTTGCAGATCAACAGCCTGGAGAAGAAG ATCACAGGCAACTCACTGGCCCAGGAGACAGTGAAGACACCGGACAGTTTGACCCCTGAACCTCCAACCCTGACCCCGTATGAGGTCACAGACTTCAGGAACG ACCTGCCCTCGGACTGCAGTGATTTGTTTGGCCGAGGCCGGCGAGTGAGCGGTGTTTACGCATTAAAACCAACCAACCTATCCAGACCTTTCATGGCCTTTTGTGACATGAGCAAAG TTGGCGGAGTAACGGTTATTCAGAGAAGGATGGACGGGACAGTGAACTTTGATCAGACATGGCAGAAGTATGAGGATGGATTTGGAGATTTCCAAG GTGAGTTTTGGCTAGGCCTCAAGAAGATGCATGCTTTGGTTGCACGTGGCAACTCCATCCTCCGCATCGAAGTGGAGGACTGGAAAGCGCTTGGCAAGCGCTTCGTAGAGTACAACCTCCATCTTGGAGGAGCTGAGAGCTACTACAAGATCCACCTCAAACAGCCAATGGGAGACCTGCCCGACGCAATGACCAATCAGACAGGGATGATGTTCTCCACTAAGGACCAAGACAATGACAGCCACCAGGACTCTAGCTGTGCTGCTAGCTACACAG GCGGCTGGTGGTTCAACGCATGCGGCGACGCCAACCTGAACGGCCGCTACGTCTCCGTGCGGCCCAAGAGCCGTGGGCCGGAGCGCCGCAGTGAGATCCAGTGGAGGCCAAGCCGACGGGCCGCCTTCTCCCTCCGGTCCACGCAGATCTCTGTCCGCCCCTCCTCCGCCACCAACACCTTCTCGTCCTCCGGGCAGACAGGCACCTCCTCCCTGTGA